A portion of the Plasmodium gaboni strain SY75 chromosome 5, whole genome shotgun sequence genome contains these proteins:
- a CDS encoding hypothetical protein (conserved Plasmodium protein, unknown function), translated as MLSKYQRICCNNGLRAICIINKYIICVSLGNIIKIINVRNINILVDCVVSSSSHIYGFCYKKESDKKYGLLIAHGVHKIYIFKLYIDSTNEKGSLKLLKKYCTNKWILKTAFLKRENDIILSNFMCITYENDKNEKRHMNKITNISNKYSKKKIKNILIISLSNGSILFLDIYKGMSSLKYKFIGIYLLYSSDIFIKEKKKSYNIYVVGGTPFNKILLWSFEINKKDIRKYWCHEINKNNKINNNKIIIQIKHFEELCGHRGIIFKVKFFKNTKYICSVSDDREGRIWYRIKNIEHINKTNKMIEKNRYMIDEPIHYYNNYYTCIKILTGHNARIWDIDIGKFKKKLFFFTCSEDCMCNVYFKNENKFFKYSNNNSSTIRCILYHPYMNLIISGSDNGTLHIKPISSFFLEKQNVSDELKKQNKINKHEPNKNNDNIFVGDHISNRICYNNTMIEDKNYDKNKDVYNSSTSINMYEENIIKENTCMEYKKNNDIQKNDIIHFFVDELNNIMKKKNDWIRSVDHANLYDVIICTNFGSIYILKTKEKNKKLFLIYEEERQNYLLTCLTFFGTQCICLGYSNGYCCFVILKEDYDTYTNCENENNIIFNNIKYNKDIKDKGKDIIFYESQFIFDEKKNLQSTYFQCFNHRISEMLLIPLSCVSYDHIIDNVSTNGVTEYIDNVLYLRMRQSKQNKEEKVIIKEKIKNNNNKNNISRSNSSCSSNSNSRCSSNRNSRCSSNRNSRCSSNSNSCCSSNRSYEQNSLKVERDLHQPSNLFFQIIYNHNISYINHISYTHREQQKKKLDDSSEIIPLSFVLPINIFLLVNFDHTGSIKIFNIEIYKNKNVEIQKMCDTIIDVKNKKSKIICVNYVLRQKKIKMNKKNFKEINNINNVHQKIGILLFVGDEYGCIFILYIKIPIHIDENNKIIYDFNKACIKSKEKLRVHNNRKVFDIKIIDHCIYSCGQNGNILKYELYKDESKIYSLYKLCLIKIPYYSSIYKILPTIYDIKSYTHHTKLYWNTFTKKEHHNNSNDNINLIDNNNKDNCNNKCNNKCNNNCNNKCNNNFYNNCNNNCNNNCNNNCNYNIYGVHHNLFTLMYEDQKKINNMHHDNIFICCFKEKKFVLYNMKNKTEYLSVECGGFRRPLSVYMKGLSNSSLTFSLCYCKEKNIFFYFKNINNKTNNIIPYEQTYYNSDFHTKNVSCLLWFDQNYFCTCSEDGVIKLMYISKKKKISNIEHIEKKNKNNKKNKHVNVNNLKNIKKDNTFKHNNNIASTFNNYNYNIYHKKKKMNHLNYELRIIQNVFNHIEPIFYMSFLKHPFYFSKKFKLFISVGAKNSANIFYTFIHNENINVTNTEKKVNNNNYDNINNNNTNNNYNYNLLSNNIILNNIDYSNNNTPIIYHLEKLRTQQFSSNLRYLCVQGFFNIISKIEYTYLIQTNIFIGTSIGYIFHYSGLYEFNIFNKIIFSKIIKRADVISTYNMNSTILSLSLKVIYVNKNYDDVNEKNNMCDNKHICDENNIVSLKNSPFFSRNENILNDNIFIMKDKYKTNHTKYKPINILLCGLNNGIIMIYYQFDITLKLLEQIHVHQNGVNKICVKKKKKNYLQIYTCSDDQSINILIFKMIYTTNNKLKKLILIQNTKFTHSHLSSIRSLYIFSNYLLSVSWDQYIHIWKIQKNQNNKYFINKIRQIKISVYDVSCINSFVRKKYNIIQNNKNKIIEYKVYLCVSGINGSMELFLLKLFT; from the coding sequence atgCTTAGTAAATATCAACGAATTTGCTGTAATAATGGATTAAGAGctatatgtattataaataaatatataatatgtgtTTCCTTAggaaatattataaagataataaatgtaagaaatataaatatcttAGTAGATTGTGTAGTATCTAGTAGTAGTCATATATATGGATTctgttataaaaaagaaagtgataaaaaatatggtTTGTTAATAGCTCATGGAgtacataaaatatatatttttaaattatatattgattCAACAAATGAAAAAGGTTCATTAAagttattaaaaaaatattgcACAAATAAATGGATTTTAAAAACAgcttttttaaaaagagaaaatgatataattcTTTCAAATTTTATGTGTATTACTTATGAgaatgataaaaatgaaaagagacatatgaataaaataactaatatatcaaataaatattcaaaaaaaaaaataaaaaacattCTTATAATATCTTTAAGTAACGGAAGTATTTTATTCctagatatatataaaggtATGAGTTCattgaaatataaatttataggtatatatttattatatagttctgatatatttataaaagagaaaaaaaaaagttacAACATATATGTGGTAGGAGGTACTccatttaataaaatattattgtGGTCATTtgaaattaataaaaaagatattagAAAATACTGGTGTcatgaaataaataaaaataataagataaataataataaaattattatacaaataaaacattttgAAGAATTATGTGGACATCGAGGTATCATTTTTAAAGtgaaattttttaaaaacacAAAATATATCTGTTCAGTTTCTGATGATAGAGAAGGGCGTATATGGTATAGgattaaaaatatagaacatattaataaaacaaataaaatgatagaaaaaaatagatatatGATAGATGAACCcattcattattataataattattatacatgcataaaaatattaacagGTCATAATGCTAGAATATGGGATATAGATATAGGcaaattcaaaaaaaaattattcttttttacATGTAGTGAAGATTGTATGTGTaatgtttattttaaaaatgaaaataaattttttaaatattcaaataataattcttctACAATCAgatgtatattatatcatccatatatgaatttaatTATATCGGGTTCTGACAATGGTACCTTGCATATTAAACCCATCAGCTCCTTTTTTTTGGAGAAACAAAATGTTTCAGACGAActaaaaaaacaaaataaaataaataaacatgaacctaataaaaataatgataatatttttgtagGGGATCATATATCAAATAgaatatgttataataataccATGATTGaagataaaaattatgataaaaataaagatgtttataattcttctacatcaataaatatgtatgaagaaaatattataaaagaaaacaCTTGCAtggaatataaaaagaataatgatatacaaaaaaaCGATATCATCCATTTTTTTGTAgatgaattaaataatattatgaaaaagaaaaatgaCTGGATAAGATCTGTAGATCATGcaaatttatatgatgTAATTATTTGCACAAATTTTGgaagtatatatattttaaaaacaaaggaaaaaaataaaaagttatttttaatatatgaagaaGAACGACagaattatttattgaCATGTTTAACTTTTTTTGGAACTCAATGTATATGTTTAGGATATAGTAATGGTTATTGTTGTTTtgttattttaaaagaGGATTATGATACTTATACAAATTGTGagaatgaaaataatataatatttaataatataaaatataataaagatataaaagataaaggaaaggatattatattttatgaatctcaatttatatttgatgagaagaaaaatttaCAATCAACATATTTCCAATGTTTTAATCATCGTATAAGCGAAATGTTATTAATACCATTATCATGTGTTAGTTATGATCATATCATTGATAATGTTTCTACAAATGGGGTGACAgaatatattgataatGTCTTGTATTTGCGTATGCGACAAAGtaaacaaaataaagaagaaaaggtaatcataaaagaaaaaataaaaaataataataataaaaataatattagtCGTAGTAATAGTAGTTGTAGtagtaatagtaatagTCGTTGTAGTAGTAATCGTAATAGTCGTTGTAGTAGTAATCGTAATAGTCGTTGTAGtagtaatagtaatagTTGTTGTAGTAGTAATCGTTCATATGAACAAAATTCACTAAAGGTAGAAAGAGATTTGCATCAGCCTTCCAATTTGTTTtttcaaattatatataatcataatatatcatatataaatcatatatcTTACACACACAGAgaacaacaaaaaaagaaattagATGATTCCTCTGAAATAATACCTCTATCATTTGTTCTAcctataaatatatttttattggTGAACTTTGATCATACAGGAAgtataaaaatttttaatatcgaaatttataaaaataaaaatgtagaAATTCAAAAAATGTGCGATACAATTATTGAcgtaaaaaataagaaatcaaaaataatatgtgttaattatgttttaagacagaaaaaaataaaaatgaacaaaaaaaattttaaagaaataaataatataaataatgtaCATCAAAAAATAGGTATCTTATTATTTGTAGGAGATGAATATGgatgtatttttatactttatattaaaatacCTATACATAtagatgaaaataataaaattatatatgattttaaTAAAGCTTGTATTAAGTCCAAAGAAAAATTACGTGTTCATAATAATAGAAAAGTATTcgatataaaaattattgatcattgtatatattcatGTGGTCAAAATGGTAATATACttaaatatgaattatataaagatgaaagtaaaatatattctttatataaattatgttTAATTAAAATACCTTATTATTCTTccatatataaaatattacctactatttatgatataaaaagtTATACACATCATACAAAGCTTTATTGGAATACCTTCACAAAGAAAGAGCATCACAACAACAGcaatgataatattaaccTAATtgacaataataataaggatAACTGTAATAATAAGTGTAATAATAAgtgtaataataattgtaataataagtgtaataataacttttataataattgtaataataattgtaataataattgtaataataattgtaattataatatttatggtgttcatcataatttatttaCCCTTATGTATGAAgatcaaaaaaaaataaataacatGCACCACGATAATATCTTCATTTGCTGTTtcaaagaaaaaaaatttgtcTTATAcaatatgaaaaataaaacagAATATTTATCTGTTGAATGTGGTGGGTTTAGAAGACCATTAAGTGTATATATGAAAGGTCTTTCAAATTCCTCTTTAACCTTTTCTTTATGTTATTGTaaagaaaagaatatatttttttattttaaaaatattaataacaaaacaaataatataataccATATGAAcaaacatattataattctGATTTTCATACAAAAAATGTTTCTTGTCTTTTATGGTTTGatcaaaattatttttgtaCATGCTCAGAGGATGGCGTCATCAAATTAATGTATATAAgtaagaagaaaaagataaGCAACATAGAAcatatagaaaaaaaaaataaaaataataaaaaaaacaaacaTGTAAACGTCAATAATttgaagaatataaaaaaggataatacatttaaacataataataatatagcATCCACGTTTAATAACTATaattacaatatatatcacaaaaaaaaaaaaatgaatcATTTGAATTACGAGTTAAGAATTATTCAAAATGTGTTTAATCATATAGAACctattttttatatgtcCTTTTTGAAACAtccattttatttttctaaaaaatttaaattgTTTATATCAGTGGGTGCAAAGAATTCTgcaaatattttttatacatttattcataatgaaaatataaatgtgaCAAATACAGAAAAGAAAGTCAACAACAAcaattatgataatataaataataataatacaaataataattataattataatcTATTAAGTAACAATATTATTCTTAACAATATAGattattcaaataataatacacctatcatttatcatttagaaaaattaaGAACTCAACAATTTTCTAGTAACCTAAGATATTTATGTGTACAAGgtttttttaatattatttctaaAATAGAATATACTTATCTTATTCAAactaatatatttattggTACATCAATaggatatatatttcattacagtggattatatgaatttaatatttttaataaaatcaTCTTCtcaaaaattataaaacGTGCAGATGTTATATCtacatataatatgaacagTACAATATTGTCTTTAAGCTTGAAAGTAATATATGtcaataaaaattatgatgatgtaaatgaaaaaaataatatgtgtGATAACAAACATATTTgtgatgaaaataatattgtgTCCTTAAAGAATTCTCCTTTTTTCTCaagaaatgaaaatatattaaacgataatatatttattatgaaagataaatataaaacaaatcacacaaaatataaaccaattaatatattattgtgTGGATTAAATAATGGTATAattatgatttattatCAGTTTGATATAACATTGAAATTATTAGAACAGATTCATGTTCATCAAAATGgtgtaaataaaatatgtgttaaaaaaaaaaaaaaaaattacttacaaatatatacatgttCAGATGATCAatctataaatatattaatttttaaaatgatatatacaacaaataataaattaaaaaaactTATCTTAATACAAAATACAAAATTTACACATTCACATCTATCATCTATTAGATCCTTATATATCTTTTCTAATTATCTATTAAGTGTATCATGGGATcaatatatacatatatggaaaatacaaaaaaatcaaaacaataaatattttataaacaaaataagacaaattaaaatatcAGTGTATGATGTTTCTTGTATAAATTCTTTtgtaagaaaaaaatataatattatacaaaacaataaaaataaaattattgaATATAAAGTCTATTTATGTGTATCAGGAATAAATGGTAGTATGGAATTATTCCTTCTCAAGCTTTTTACATAA
- a CDS encoding NIMA related kinase 2, which produces MSKPKMIGPYEVVKSIGRGSFGIVTAVKDEHEKIFVIKELDISCMNSKEKMNVVNEIRALIKMSVHPFIVRYKEAFVEDCVLYVAMDYCIKGDLGKVIKKHKELETPIPEKKIKRWLLQIIMALKFIHDKKLIHRDLKCNNIFLDEKERAKIGDFGLAKFIEQTEKTNTLCGTIGYMAPEICKNINYSFPADIWSLGIILYELISLKPPFKSNNSNMLSVAQKICEDEPDPLPDNVSKDLIDLCYWMLKKDWKERPTIYDIISTDYIQDELQLFKREMLEERNSQF; this is translated from the exons atgtcTAAACCCAAAATGATAGGTCCTTATGAGGTGGTAAAAAGTATAGGTAGGGGTTCGTTTGGAATTGTAACTGCTGTTAAAGATGAGCATGAGaaaat TTTTGTAATTAAGGAGTTGGACATATCATGTATGAACAGCAAGGAAAAAATGAATGTAGTCAATGAGATAAGA GCCCTCATTAAAATGTCAGTTCATCCTTTCATAGTTCGATATAAAGAAGCTTTCGTTGAGGATTGTGTTTTATATGTAGCAATGGATTATTGCATAA AGGGGGATTTAGGAAAGGtgataaaaaaacataaagAATTAGAAACTCCAATCCCTgagaagaaaataaaaagatggttattacaaataattatgGCTCTAAAATTTATACATGATAAGAAATTAATACACAGAG atttaaaatgtaataatatatttttagaCGAAAAAGAAAGAGCTAAGATAGGAGATTTCGGTTTGGCAAAATTTATAGAACAAAcagaaaaaacaaatacATTATGTGGTACTATAGGATATATGGCACCAGAAATTTGTAAG aatataaattatagTTTCCCTGCAGACATTTGGTCTCTTGgaattattttatatgaacTTATAAGTTTAAAACCACCATTTAAATCTAATAACTCAAACATGTTGTCAGTTGCACAAAAAATATGTGAAGATGAG CCAGATCCATTACCAGATAACGTTTCGAAGGATTTAATAGATTTATGTTATTGGATGTTGAAAAAGGATTGGAAAGAAAGACCTACCATATACGATATTATATCTACGGATTATATACAG GATGAATTACAATTGTTCAAGAGAGAAATGTTGGAAGAAAGGAATAGCcaattttaa
- a CDS encoding putative inner membrane complex protein 1g — MCSTNQNLACCKGDNVFDGQINGNESYPQVVNKQLPPKVLEPIIQNKIVEIPKEVYLEKIVEVPQIKTVERIVEQIRPVIKYKNVYKPKTVYVEKVKNVDKIIYQEKIVEVPQIKTVEKIVEVPVYVNRERIITVPRYMVVEKVIPVLKTSKRESIMEVPEVNCPHIDISKEVEDKEEIPINELKENQTISLADEKEIQLLNDLTSQKVDSNATINMEADQDTTVDTITQENFCGTVSCNFLPSYPKFANIGNPLCKGGPEKEKRFSSISIYKSKDSGFPSIRIAKTPQMFQRNLYCSYA, encoded by the coding sequence ATGTGTTCTACAAATCAGAATTTAGCTTGCTGCAAAGGAGATAATGTTTTTGATGGACAAATAAATGGAAATGAATCATACCCCCAAGTAGTAAATAAACAATTACCACCTAAGGTATTAGAACCCataattcaaaataaaatagtTGAAATACCCAAAGAAGTATATCTTGAAAAAATTGTAGAAGTACCTCAAATAAAAACTGTAGAAAGAATAGTGGAACAGATAAGGCCAGTTATTAAGTATAAAAATGTGTATAAACCCAAAACTGTATATGTTgaaaaagtaaaaaatgtagataaaattatataccAAGAGAAAATTGTTGAAGTCCCACAAATAAAAACTGTTGAAAAAATTGTAGAAGTCCCAGTATATGTTAACAGAGAAAGAATTATTACTGTTCCAAGATATATGGTTGTAGAAAAAGTAATCCCAGTATTAAAAACATCAAAAAGAGAAAGTATAATGGAAGTTCCAGAGGTTAATTGCCCACACATTGATATAAGTAAAGAAGTAGAAgataaagaagaaatacCAATCAACgaattaaaagaaaacCAAACTATAAGTCTTGCtgatgaaaaagaaatcCAATTATTAAATGACTTAACTAGCCAAAAGGTAGATTCTAATGCAACCATTAATATGGAAGCTGATCAAGATACAACTGTAGATACTATTACACAAGAAAACTTCTGTGGAACTGTTAGTTGTAATTTCTTACCATCTTATCCAAAATTCGCAAATATTGGAAACCCATTATGCAAAGGAGGTCcagaaaaagaaaaacgATTTTCAAGTATCAGCATCTACAAATCAAAGGACTCAGGATTCCCAAGTATAAGAATTGCAAAAACTCCACAAATGTTCCAAAGAAACCTTTACTGTTCATATGCTTAA
- a CDS encoding putative RNA methyltransferase produces the protein MIIYKFFLSSFRRKVNNLNIFKEINTQNLYYSTINCNTIKNDVTLNEDSLKPHWINIDNNKKLKNKCVDETYKNEEADVQNNEYLYISKKSKMMKYIIRLRKKKNFRKKNNSFFVKDSNTILHLSKNKNIQFEAVLGTNKDLLNNFKNMQCTKLYYINKDILNYIFSDTLNVRRHDKNDAVAIIKIPHLSNKIDNIKFLLVLDRIRYAYNLGKILNVAYSMNVDCLYYTNNTADPYNPKVMEITKGTHLNIPHIFGDYHKLEQLCKEQNLIPIVAHTNGQNIDTFFKKKKNNINGICLILGSESTGPHTDVFKYAHPIHLPMHEMTNSLNVFVAASILIHYIRKCCL, from the exons atgattatatataaattttttctttcttcaTTTCGACGGAAGGTTAATAActtgaatatatttaaagaaataaatacgcaaaatttatattattccACAATAAATTGTAATactattaaaaatgatgtAACACTTAATGAGGATAGTTTAAAACCTCACTGGataaatattgataataataaaaaactTAAGAATAAATGTGTAGATGAGacttataaaaatgaagagGCAGACGTTCAGaataatgaatatttatatatatctaaaaaatctaagatgatgaaatatattataagattacgaaaaaaaaaaaactttcgaaaaaaaaacaattcCTTTTTTGTTAAAGATTCTAATACAATATTACatttatcaaaaaataagaatattcAATTTGAAGCAGTATTAGGAACAAATAAagatttattaaataattttaaaaatatgcaATGCACAAagttatattatataaataaagatatattaaattatattttttctgATACTTTAAATGTAAGGAGAcatgataaaaatgatgcTGTAGCTATAATAAAGATACCACACttatcaaataaaattgataatattaaatttttattagtACTTGATCGAATTAGATATGCATATAATCTtggaaaaatattaaatgttGCATATTCAATGAATGTAgattgtttatattatacaaataatacTGCAGATCCTTATAATCCTAAAGTTATGGAAATAACAAAAGGAACACATCTAAATATTCCTCATATATTTGGAGATTATCATAAACTAGAACAATTATGTAAGGAACAAAATTTAATACCTATTGTAGCACATACGAATGGACAAAATATAGATAccttttttaaaaaaaaaaaaaataatataaatggTATCTGTCTCATATTAGGAAGTGAATCAACGGGTCCCCACACAGACGTATTCAAATATGCCCACCC GATTCATTTACCTATGCACGAAATGACCAACTCCCTAAACGTTTTTGTCGCAGCCAGTattttaattcattatataagaaaatgCTGTTTATAA
- a CDS encoding putative G-protein coupled receptor, with amino-acid sequence MSDENRYVSNSYLENFEENEENRNMIEKKMNEYVTELNCDLSYHRNSSIYCGIGGILYMNMILYENSKDNKYLEYCKDIIRYMDNCKERKNSITFLEGCTGIYSLCSMIYYYIGNEKHIEYLNMLINHLIKYKNELLKMNSECELLYGKCGYIYSFLFCKNIWIQYKEKKYIILKYLYYIMNSIFDYGIEKGRHFYDLTSLSLYYEWHEKIYLGAAHGYAGIFFVLFKLIQFFKNHIDDLCVSIEMDNKSTKSNQKESNKKNNNNNDDSGDDVYGDDYDNGDDYDNGDDVYGDSLKNKVMNKLDEYIHLIYKVTDEILSLYSTDNFNIYSSVKIDKMSSEQKTKKKKKKEILLQWCHGNIGYIILLIKLLEYDNIPTYFKTKYNKEYLNNMGLLIWRKGLLKKGLGLCHGISGNGIIFLYLYNYTQNKIWYLRAYKYALFCIKYFHKFCNIPDRPLSLFEGYAALVVFLSFILKPELVHFPAHDFSNMVMQKK; translated from the coding sequence ATGAGTGATGAAAATAGATATGTGTCGAATTCTTATTTAGAAAATTTTGAAGAGAATGAAGAGAATAGAAATATGatagaaaagaaaatgaatGAATATGTGACGGAGTTAAATTGTGATTTAAGTTATCATAGGAATAGTTCAATATATTGTGGTATAGGAggaatattatatatgaatatgatattatatgaGAATAGtaaagataataaatatttagaATATTGTAAAGACATTATTAGATATATGGATAATTGTAAAGAAAGAAAGAATAGTATAACATTTCTTGAAGGATGTACAGGTATATATAGTTTATGTAgtatgatatattattatataggaaatgaaaaacatatagaatatttgaatatgttaataaatcatttaataaaatataagaatgaattattaaaaatgaattcAGAATgtgaattattatatggaaaatgtggatatatatattcttttttattttgtaaaaatatttggATACAAtacaaagaaaaaaaatatattatattaaaatatttatattatattatgaattCTATATTTGATTATGGAATAGAAAAAGGACGacatttttatgatttaACATCTctttctttatattatgaatggcatgaaaaaatatatttggGTGCTGCTCATGGATATGCAGGTATATTCTTTGTATTATTCAAGCTGATACAATTTTTTAAGAATCATATAGATGATTTATGTGTATCAATAGAAATGGATAATAAATCTACAAAGAGTAATCAAAAGgaaagtaataaaaaaaataataataataatgatgatagTGGTGATGATGTTTATGGTGATGATTATGATAATGGTGATGATTATGATAATGGTGATGATGTTTATGGTGATagtttaaaaaataaggTTATGAATAAGCTAGatgaatatatacatttaatatataaagtaaCAGATGAAATATTAAGTTTATATTCAACtgataattttaatatatattcatcaGTAAAAATAGATAAAATGTCTTCTGAacaaaaaacaaaaaaaaaaaaaaaaaaagaaatattattacaatgGTGTCATGGAAATATAggttatattatattattaataaaattattagaatatgataatataccaacatattttaaaacaaaatataataaagaatatttaaataatatggGATTATTAATATGGAGAAAAGgattattaaaaaaaggatTAGGATTATGTCATGGTATATCAGGAAATggaattatttttttatatttatataattatacacaaaataaaatatggTATTTAAGAGCATATAAATATGCACTCTTTtgtattaaatattttcataaattTTGTAACATACCTGATAGACctttatcattatttgaAGGTTATGCTGCATTGGTTGTATTCTTGTCCTTTATATTGAAACCGGAATTAGTGCATTTCCCAGCTCACGACTTTTCAAACATGGTAAtgcaaaaaaaataa
- a CDS encoding hypothetical protein (conserved Plasmodium protein, unknown function), which yields MLYVKVILIILVILRGTLSFKVDTPILQNVFLNTSAALQNNGTSFYKSNRTFTLYGVPKKKSSHRRTRRRKVAWMKKNPAKLFRTSSYDLDEIMRYTDRKLTSHYTTRDSWLNLPSTTLVNDFFLFREIRN from the exons ATGTTATATGTTAAAGTTATACTCATAATATTAGTAATTTTAAGAGGTACATTATCGTTTAAGGTAGATACACCAATATTAcaaaatgtatttttaaatacatCTGCAGCCTTACAAAACAATGGAACCAGTTTTTATAAATCTAATAGAACTTTCACCTTATATGGTGTACCAAAGAAAAAGAGTTCTCACAGAAGAACGAGAAGAAGAAAAGTAGCATGGATGAAAAAAAACCCAGCAAAATTGTTTAGG ACGAGCTCTTATGATCTTGATGAAATTATGCGATATACGGATCGAAAATTGACATCCCATTATACAACAAGGGATAGTTGGCTGAACCTTCCATCTACAACATTAGtaaatgatttttttttatttagGGAAATTCGAAActga